From one Bacteroidota bacterium genomic stretch:
- the purL gene encoding phosphoribosylformylglycinamidine synthase subunit PurL: protein MNQSIPNGNLATLEQAKQLGLRPEEFEKIKEILGRTPTFTEMSIYSVMWSEHCSYKNSIVWLKTLPKEGEKMLAKAGEENAGLIDIGDGLACCFKIESHNHPSAIEPYQGAATGVGGINRDIFSMGARPIAQLNSLRFGNIDNERTKWLVRGVVKGIGNYGNAFGIPTVGGEVYFDDCYQINPLVNAMSVGIAKVGKTVSAIAEGIGNPVYIFGSATGKDGIHGAAFASKDITEDSAKDLPSVQVGDPFWEKLILEASMELLETDAIVGMQDMGAAGITCSTSEMSAKSGTGMKVWLDKVPMRQEGMKDWEILLSESQERMLVIVKKGMEAQVENVLRKWDLTYNIIGEVTDSGRVQYYMNDELRADIPGESLVLGGGAPVYHREYTEPKYFAEIAKFDLNKVADCSIEQAVDIAKFLAAHPNIASKKWVYNQYDSMVGTINQTTNAPSDASVVKVKGTDKSIAMTVDCNSRFVWADPFVGGQIAVAEAARNLVCSGAEPAAITNCLNFGNPYNPEVYYQFVYAIKGMGEACIKFDTPVTGGNVSFYNQSSDNDAVFPTPTIGMVGLIGGNKAHMTMDFKNAGDTVYLLGSSKNDIGSSHYLAHYKKEQYSPAPYFNLDEEHQLHKAVLGLINGNHIESAHDVSEGGLFITLLESAMNRGLSFDVSTPLNTTAIRNDAFLFGEAQGRVVVSVKESNCAQVESFLKGLNMPFEKLGTVTDNNIQVNGIDFGKAADFATIYNTALENKLK, encoded by the coding sequence ATGAATCAATCAATTCCAAATGGCAATTTAGCCACGCTTGAACAAGCAAAACAGTTGGGTTTAAGACCAGAAGAGTTTGAAAAAATCAAAGAAATTCTAGGACGTACTCCAACTTTTACCGAAATGAGTATATACTCTGTAATGTGGAGTGAGCATTGTTCATATAAAAACTCAATTGTTTGGTTAAAAACATTGCCAAAAGAAGGCGAAAAAATGTTGGCTAAAGCAGGCGAAGAAAATGCGGGATTAATAGATATTGGGGATGGTTTAGCTTGTTGTTTTAAAATAGAAAGCCATAATCATCCAAGTGCTATTGAGCCTTACCAAGGCGCTGCAACTGGTGTTGGTGGTATTAACCGCGATATTTTCTCCATGGGAGCACGCCCTATTGCGCAATTAAACTCGTTGCGTTTTGGAAACATTGACAATGAAAGAACCAAATGGCTGGTTCGCGGTGTAGTAAAAGGAATTGGTAATTATGGAAATGCTTTTGGTATTCCAACAGTGGGTGGCGAAGTGTATTTTGACGATTGTTACCAGATAAACCCATTGGTAAATGCCATGAGTGTGGGTATAGCCAAAGTAGGAAAAACAGTTTCGGCTATTGCTGAAGGTATTGGCAATCCGGTTTATATATTTGGTTCAGCTACGGGTAAAGATGGTATTCATGGAGCTGCATTTGCCAGTAAAGATATTACAGAAGATTCAGCCAAGGATTTACCTTCGGTACAAGTAGGAGATCCTTTCTGGGAGAAATTAATTTTAGAAGCCAGCATGGAACTTTTAGAAACCGATGCCATAGTTGGTATGCAAGATATGGGTGCAGCAGGTATTACTTGTTCAACCAGCGAAATGAGCGCTAAAAGTGGAACAGGTATGAAAGTGTGGTTGGATAAAGTACCTATGCGCCAGGAGGGAATGAAAGATTGGGAAATTCTTTTATCAGAAAGCCAGGAGCGTATGTTGGTGATTGTGAAAAAAGGAATGGAAGCGCAAGTGGAAAATGTATTGCGTAAATGGGATTTAACCTACAATATTATAGGTGAAGTAACCGATTCAGGCCGTGTTCAATATTATATGAATGATGAATTACGTGCTGATATTCCCGGAGAAAGTTTAGTATTAGGTGGTGGTGCTCCTGTGTACCACAGAGAATATACCGAGCCAAAATATTTTGCAGAGATTGCAAAATTTGATTTAAACAAAGTAGCAGATTGCAGCATAGAACAAGCTGTTGATATAGCTAAATTTTTAGCAGCTCATCCAAATATAGCTTCTAAAAAATGGGTTTATAACCAATATGACAGCATGGTTGGAACCATTAACCAAACTACCAATGCACCAAGCGATGCATCGGTTGTAAAAGTAAAAGGTACCGATAAATCAATTGCTATGACGGTAGATTGTAACAGCCGTTTTGTTTGGGCTGATCCTTTTGTTGGTGGACAAATTGCGGTAGCCGAAGCAGCACGTAATTTGGTTTGCAGCGGTGCTGAGCCAGCAGCTATAACCAATTGCTTAAACTTTGGAAATCCATATAACCCGGAAGTATATTACCAATTTGTATATGCTATAAAAGGAATGGGCGAAGCTTGTATAAAGTTTGATACGCCTGTAACGGGTGGAAACGTAAGTTTTTATAACCAAAGCAGCGATAACGATGCGGTGTTTCCAACCCCAACCATTGGAATGGTGGGTTTAATAGGTGGTAACAAAGCACACATGACCATGGATTTTAAAAATGCAGGTGATACTGTTTATTTATTAGGTAGCAGTAAAAACGATATTGGTTCATCTCATTACTTAGCACATTATAAAAAAGAACAATACTCTCCGGCACCATACTTTAACTTAGATGAAGAACACCAATTACACAAAGCTGTTTTAGGTTTAATCAATGGCAATCATATTGAGTCAGCTCACGATGTAAGTGAAGGTGGTTTATTTATTACTTTGTTAGAAAGTGCCATGAACAGAGGTTTAAGTTTCGATGTTTCGACTCCGCTCAACACGACAGCCATTAGAAATGATGCATTTTTGTTTGGTGAAGCACAAGGCAGGGTAGTTGTTTCAGTAAAAGAAAGCAATTGCGCACAGGTAGAAAGTTTCTTGAAAGGTTTGAATATGCCTTTTGAAAAACTAGGAACAGTAACCGATAATAACATTCAGGTAAATGGAATTGATTTTGGTAAAGCTGCCGATTTTGCTACTATTTACAATACTGCGTTAGAAAACAAACTGAAATAG
- a CDS encoding DUF6268 family outer membrane beta-barrel protein, with translation MNKAFLFTLVAGFGTLHTFGQNRNQLGNFISVNGFVNGQSKLRSNDSLLNNSAYRFDYRQAGISYKHNLFSKFNLIDNNLTFSQVSIIPGLQLAHADFGKDQFTRNFINLSLGLLGIFHTSPKNTFIGAATAMANEDEYTLPNAYLKYAGAFIYTRKVNPKFSYRVGIALSYVFGDPRVLPLLGARWQINKKSILNFTLPLNINYKHSTKYQNLFYGFSSRSFGGYNRFQNKLNIDTINRVLVMRRRSFQISTDLKYIGNKCSIIGQLGINANQNVRFTEEDNNNILNNFEFSGTNTLFARISFIIPVGQVKHRKNKDNKLESVDSEDPAINDEINDSWMDF, from the coding sequence TTGAATAAGGCATTTTTATTTACCCTAGTTGCTGGTTTTGGCACTTTACATACTTTTGGGCAAAACAGGAACCAATTAGGCAATTTTATCAGTGTAAATGGCTTTGTGAATGGCCAAAGTAAATTAAGAAGCAACGATTCCCTACTCAACAACAGCGCTTATCGTTTTGATTACCGACAAGCTGGTATCAGTTACAAACACAATCTATTCTCTAAATTTAACCTGATAGATAACAACCTTACATTTAGTCAAGTTAGTATAATACCGGGTTTACAACTGGCACATGCCGATTTTGGTAAAGACCAGTTTACCAGAAATTTTATAAACTTAAGTTTAGGCTTATTAGGTATTTTTCATACCTCGCCTAAAAATACTTTTATTGGTGCGGCAACAGCTATGGCCAATGAAGATGAATATACTTTACCCAATGCCTATTTAAAATACGCAGGCGCTTTTATTTACACCAGAAAAGTAAATCCAAAATTTTCGTATAGAGTGGGTATTGCTTTAAGCTATGTTTTTGGCGACCCACGTGTGTTACCCTTGTTAGGGGCCAGGTGGCAGATTAACAAAAAATCTATTTTAAACTTTACGCTACCACTTAATATAAACTATAAGCACAGTACCAAATACCAAAACTTGTTTTATGGTTTTAGCAGCAGAAGTTTTGGTGGTTACAACCGTTTTCAAAACAAATTAAACATTGACACCATTAACAGAGTGCTGGTTATGCGCAGAAGGTCGTTTCAAATTTCAACTGACCTGAAATACATCGGTAATAAATGTTCCATTATTGGGCAACTAGGTATTAATGCCAATCAAAACGTTCGGTTTACCGAAGAAGACAATAACAATATATTAAACAATTTTGAGTTTAGTGGCACCAATACATTGTTTGCACGCATTAGTTTTATAATTCCTGTCGGACAGGTAAAACATAGAAAAAATAAGGATAACAAGCTGGAGTCTGTAGATAGCGAAGACCCCGCCATCAATGATGAAATAAACGATTCATGGATGGATTTTTAG
- the gcvH gene encoding glycine cleavage system protein GcvH gives MNFPENLKYTKDHEWIRIEGDVAYIGITDFAQKELGDIVYVDIPSKGKTIARHEVFGTVEAVKTVSDLFMPLSGEILEVNSGLDQTPEDVNSDAYGKGWMVKSSITEQSEVADLLDAAAYKTLVGA, from the coding sequence ATGAACTTTCCAGAAAACTTAAAATACACAAAAGATCACGAGTGGATACGTATTGAAGGCGATGTAGCATATATCGGAATTACTGATTTTGCACAAAAAGAATTAGGCGATATCGTTTATGTAGATATACCTAGTAAAGGTAAAACAATTGCCAGACATGAAGTATTTGGAACAGTTGAAGCCGTAAAAACAGTATCCGACTTATTTATGCCACTTTCCGGTGAAATTCTAGAAGTAAATAGTGGTCTTGATCAAACTCCTGAAGATGTAAATTCAGATGCTTATGGCAAAGGATGGATGGTTAAATCAAGCATAACTGAGCAATCGGAAGTTGCCGATTTATTAGATGCTGCTGCTTATAAAACCTTAGTAGGTGCTTAA
- a CDS encoding DUF962 domain-containing protein, protein MEKKYTSLRTFYPFYLSQHQNTTSRVLHFAGTSLFLFIFFGAFIFHQPKWFLFCPIAGYGFAWVGHYFFEKNKPATFTYPLYSLLSDFILYFELLSGKQSFSVEE, encoded by the coding sequence ATGGAAAAAAAGTACACCAGTTTAAGAACATTTTATCCGTTTTACCTGAGCCAACACCAAAACACAACCAGTAGAGTGCTTCATTTTGCGGGCACCAGCCTGTTTCTGTTTATTTTTTTCGGGGCTTTTATTTTTCATCAACCCAAGTGGTTTCTGTTTTGCCCAATAGCTGGGTACGGTTTTGCTTGGGTTGGGCATTATTTTTTTGAAAAAAACAAACCCGCTACCTTTACCTATCCCTTGTATAGCTTACTCAGCGATTTTATTTTATACTTTGAATTATTAAGCGGCAAGCAAAGTTTTAGTGTAGAAGAGTAA
- a CDS encoding NAD(P)H-binding protein, with protein MKYIITGSLGHISLPVVKNLVAAGHHVTVVSSNADKTKAIEALGAQAAVGLVSDAAFINKTFQGADAVYLMIPPNFATTDLLQYQKEVADIYTQAIELNKVKNVVQLSSIGAHMRNGAGPIDGVAYLEEKLNQLSNTNIKMLRPSYFFYNLFNMIPLIKNANIMGSNFGNTDEKLVLTHTSDIADAVSHHLLNLNFTGASIQYVASDECSVADIATALSSAANKPNTPWITFSDADSLNGMLQAGLPETIANGYVQMGKSIREGLIQADYWKNKPQLGKVKLADFAKEFTAAYNA; from the coding sequence ATGAAATACATTATCACAGGATCGTTAGGCCATATTAGCCTACCAGTAGTAAAAAATTTAGTGGCCGCAGGCCACCATGTAACAGTAGTTAGTAGCAACGCAGATAAGACCAAAGCTATTGAAGCATTAGGAGCCCAGGCGGCTGTTGGTTTAGTAAGCGATGCTGCTTTCATAAACAAAACCTTTCAGGGTGCCGATGCCGTTTATTTAATGATTCCTCCCAATTTTGCAACTACCGATTTGCTGCAATATCAAAAAGAAGTAGCTGACATTTACACGCAAGCCATTGAATTAAACAAGGTAAAAAACGTAGTACAATTAAGCAGCATTGGTGCACATATGCGCAATGGAGCCGGACCGATTGATGGCGTAGCTTATTTGGAAGAAAAACTAAATCAATTGAGTAATACCAATATAAAAATGTTACGACCTTCCTACTTCTTTTACAATTTATTTAACATGATTCCTTTAATAAAAAATGCAAATATTATGGGAAGTAACTTTGGCAATACGGATGAGAAATTGGTATTGACTCATACCAGTGATATAGCCGATGCAGTAAGCCACCATTTATTAAACTTAAACTTTACAGGTGCAAGCATTCAATATGTAGCCAGCGATGAATGCTCCGTTGCTGATATTGCCACAGCCTTATCAAGTGCAGCCAATAAACCAAACACACCTTGGATAACTTTTAGCGATGCCGACTCCTTAAATGGCATGTTACAAGCTGGTTTGCCGGAAACTATTGCCAATGGGTATGTACAAATGGGTAAATCAATACGTGAAGGTTTAATACAGGCTGACTACTGGAAAAACAAACCACAATTAGGTAAAGTAAAGCTAGCTGATTTTGCAAAAGAATTTACTGCTGCTTACAACGCTTAA
- a CDS encoding helix-turn-helix domain-containing protein gives MNKRKTTSTNFQNQIENYHCPVTLTLSVIGGRWKPLILWQLSQGTKRYNEIKKAIPNVSEKMLIEKLKELEMDQLVVRKAKPVVPPYVEYSLSALGKSLDPVLNSMAQWGNNEMIKIVKR, from the coding sequence ATGAATAAAAGAAAAACGACCTCAACCAATTTTCAAAACCAAATTGAAAATTATCATTGCCCGGTAACGCTAACATTGAGTGTAATTGGAGGGCGATGGAAACCATTAATTTTATGGCAACTTTCGCAGGGAACCAAGCGTTACAATGAAATAAAAAAAGCCATTCCCAACGTATCGGAAAAAATGCTTATTGAAAAACTAAAGGAATTGGAAATGGATCAGTTAGTGGTGCGTAAGGCTAAACCTGTTGTGCCTCCGTATGTGGAGTACTCGTTAAGTGCCTTAGGTAAATCATTGGATCCGGTGTTAAATTCTATGGCACAGTGGGGAAACAATGAGATGATAAAAATTGTTAAGAGGTAA
- a CDS encoding tetratricopeptide repeat protein — MKLNSIKLVIVLMLGMIYGVHGQTGNLTEEQRLAFDKVFFRGMKDKMQGNLSEAAFAFKEAIILDPDNANVYYQIAEILYTQKNPSEALKYAALAVKLNATNVWYNNLLADLYKSTRNYEKSAEQYLYMYDKIKPEVNYLYEAATCYFYIQKYSKSIKILDRIEATGQGQKEEVIIKKEQIYLQQNKIGKAIKEVERLIKLYPDVRYKGMLADLYITNKEDAKALEIYNQILAQDSSNGYASIALSEYYRSKGKIDLAYAYLKKAIASPDLEIKSKIQILVPFVTPEAGKSAKSQAYELVQIYKNAHKAEPTATMLLGDLYMQDKKYAEAREEYRKTAKLDGSNFAVWQQILYCGQELNDNKGILEDCEEALTLFPSEPLFYNFKALINVQEKNYDIAITAALQGLEYVVDNDDLKVQLLSIVGDAAHYAKRPALVDSVYNEALQLQPNNAYALNNYAYFLSLRKTNLNKADSMSYLSLQLDPDNPSYLDTYGWILYQKQDYQRAKQYIEQSLKISPKSADVLEHLGDIMYRLNDKEAAMRYWQKAKDNNSSGEFLDEKIKQGKLIE; from the coding sequence TTGAAATTGAATAGTATAAAACTAGTAATAGTATTGATGTTGGGCATGATATATGGCGTACATGGACAAACAGGAAATTTAACAGAAGAACAACGCTTAGCTTTTGATAAAGTATTTTTTAGAGGCATGAAGGATAAGATGCAGGGCAACTTAAGCGAGGCTGCATTTGCTTTTAAAGAAGCTATTATTTTAGACCCTGATAATGCTAACGTCTATTACCAGATAGCAGAAATTCTGTATACCCAAAAAAATCCCAGCGAAGCTTTAAAGTACGCAGCTTTAGCCGTGAAGCTAAATGCCACTAATGTATGGTATAATAACCTGTTGGCTGATTTATATAAATCAACCAGGAACTATGAAAAATCGGCAGAGCAATACCTTTACATGTACGATAAGATAAAGCCAGAGGTTAATTATTTATACGAAGCCGCTACTTGTTATTTTTATATACAAAAGTATAGCAAGTCAATTAAAATACTGGATAGAATAGAAGCAACAGGGCAGGGGCAGAAAGAAGAAGTGATTATTAAGAAAGAACAAATATATCTGCAACAAAATAAAATAGGCAAAGCTATAAAAGAGGTAGAGCGCTTAATAAAATTATATCCTGATGTAAGGTACAAAGGCATGTTGGCCGATTTATATATAACCAACAAAGAGGATGCAAAAGCATTGGAGATTTATAACCAGATATTGGCGCAAGACTCAAGCAACGGTTATGCCAGTATAGCTTTAAGCGAGTATTACCGTTCAAAAGGCAAAATTGATTTGGCTTATGCTTATTTGAAAAAGGCCATTGCATCGCCCGATTTAGAGATAAAAAGTAAGATACAAATTTTAGTGCCTTTTGTTACACCGGAAGCTGGCAAATCAGCCAAATCCCAAGCCTACGAATTGGTTCAGATATATAAAAATGCACATAAGGCCGAACCTACAGCCACTATGTTGTTAGGCGATTTGTATATGCAGGATAAAAAATATGCAGAGGCCAGAGAAGAATATAGAAAAACAGCCAAGCTGGATGGAAGCAACTTTGCGGTATGGCAACAAATATTGTATTGTGGGCAGGAGTTAAACGATAACAAAGGTATTTTAGAAGATTGCGAAGAGGCTTTAACATTGTTTCCAAGCGAGCCTTTGTTTTATAATTTTAAAGCATTGATTAACGTACAGGAAAAAAATTACGACATAGCTATTACTGCCGCTTTACAAGGTTTAGAATATGTAGTAGATAATGATGATTTAAAAGTACAGTTGTTAAGTATAGTTGGCGATGCCGCCCATTATGCTAAGCGTCCTGCTTTGGTTGATTCTGTATATAATGAGGCTTTGCAGTTGCAACCCAATAATGCGTATGCATTAAACAATTATGCTTATTTTTTAAGCTTACGCAAAACCAATTTAAATAAAGCTGACAGTATGAGTTATTTGAGTTTACAGTTAGACCCTGATAACCCAAGTTACCTTGATACGTATGGTTGGATTTTATACCAAAAACAAGATTACCAAAGAGCAAAACAATACATTGAACAATCGTTAAAAATATCGCCAAAAAGTGCAGATGTTTTAGAACATTTGGGTGATATAATGTATAGGCTAAACGATAAAGAAGCTGCTATGCGTTATTGGCAAAAAGCCAAAGACAACAATTCAAGCGGTGAGTTTTTAGACGAGAAAATAAAACAAGGCAAACTAATAGAGTAG
- a CDS encoding PKD domain-containing protein codes for MKKYIVYILLMCIVSCKKNIDPVGNTGNPEFNVTGLVNSQNLNITAGIDDFYLFTDYGYDSTNDIITYVSEFKKPCIDCKESLKIIIRNNHNGKNVPFAFDSIFGYSNYNYYIDNPTNYKVNFFAADTINTTHQWDFGDGTSSTLSNPTKLFPSNNNPIITYKSTNTVTACTSSIAKKIFMNADTINLVYPDMNIFPDADTAQNVSIYFNDTSNIKTISWQLGDGDTSSSKSVYHKYTNPGIYLVKATITTVYLNQTIEVSKNIAINTTACKANFNFTITPEHNIPQFSTVIIEYTDKNGEVWRSNIAKQDASSYFKVLSKEPYLLNEKNQATHRFDVEWNCILSNGSSKINMNNVKAKIAFAHP; via the coding sequence ATGAAAAAATATATTGTTTACATATTACTAATGTGCATTGTTTCCTGCAAAAAAAACATTGATCCCGTTGGCAACACTGGTAATCCTGAGTTTAATGTAACAGGGTTGGTAAACAGCCAAAACCTTAACATAACAGCGGGTATTGATGATTTTTATTTATTTACCGACTATGGGTACGATTCAACCAATGATATAATAACTTATGTAAGTGAGTTCAAAAAACCATGTATTGATTGCAAGGAATCTTTAAAAATAATTATCAGAAATAACCATAACGGAAAAAACGTACCTTTTGCTTTTGACTCTATTTTTGGTTACAGCAATTACAATTATTACATAGATAACCCCACCAACTATAAAGTAAACTTTTTTGCTGCTGATACGATAAATACCACTCATCAGTGGGATTTTGGTGATGGAACTTCTTCTACACTATCCAACCCAACAAAATTATTTCCATCCAATAACAATCCAATTATTACGTACAAAAGTACAAATACGGTAACGGCATGTACTTCAAGTATTGCTAAAAAAATATTCATGAATGCAGATACTATTAATTTAGTTTATCCTGATATGAATATTTTTCCTGATGCTGACACTGCACAAAACGTATCCATATATTTTAACGACACCAGTAATATAAAAACCATATCCTGGCAACTGGGTGATGGTGATACATCAAGCAGTAAATCTGTTTATCATAAATATACAAATCCGGGTATATACCTGGTAAAAGCTACCATTACTACGGTGTACTTAAACCAAACAATAGAAGTAAGCAAAAACATAGCTATTAATACTACTGCCTGCAAGGCTAATTTTAATTTTACTATTACCCCTGAACATAACATACCACAGTTTTCCACTGTAATTATTGAATATACGGATAAAAACGGAGAGGTTTGGCGCTCCAATATAGCCAAACAGGATGCAAGCAGCTATTTTAAAGTATTATCAAAAGAGCCTTATCTGCTTAACGAAAAAAACCAAGCAACACATCGTTTTGATGTAGAATGGAATTGTATTTTAAGCAATGGCAGCAGCAAAATAAATATGAATAATGTGAAAGCTAAAATAGCTTTTGCGCACCCTTAG
- a CDS encoding porin family protein — MKQEDELFDEFLRKKGNDANIQFTESDWIMAKDMIANDRLQKKNRKRFFLLFLTMLFIAFISAVTWNHVMSLDATDNNNATVASSSHSTTPANNSPATNTTPSTNTANNNAATINTKDKNNTTEAGNDTQEPNKQQTAVNVKDYKTRPDKTNNMSNTANSNNSQSRKYKKLASAALANGNKLDVASPAEKEALIEEQNSDYLLMDSKKLAGFNVQLNTCDTCVQEKSIAYKIYKKQKQRAQQQVWLEAGLTYYNPNNAWYNPIDFYAGLKYQYFMGAKTFLSSGIYYSRINQNQQERIITEKTYSFGVNENIKKLRTTRLDYIEIPLMLGYCITPKHSVQAGISFMYVIESAEVLKTTLSKESNKERTDYLNGYRNHINDIDWQINLSYQYYLRQNWLINTGFYYGLTNVSVTDNNNNIGLRLGGAYKF; from the coding sequence ATGAAACAGGAAGATGAATTATTTGATGAGTTTCTGAGAAAAAAAGGAAACGATGCAAATATACAGTTTACGGAAAGCGACTGGATAATGGCAAAGGATATGATTGCCAACGATCGCTTACAAAAAAAGAATAGAAAACGCTTTTTTCTGCTCTTTTTAACCATGCTGTTTATTGCATTTATTAGTGCTGTTACCTGGAACCATGTAATGTCATTAGATGCTACGGACAATAACAATGCTACCGTTGCTTCATCATCTCATTCTACTACCCCTGCTAACAATAGCCCTGCTACTAATACTACACCATCAACAAATACTGCTAACAACAACGCTGCAACTATAAACACAAAAGATAAAAACAATACAACTGAGGCCGGCAATGATACTCAGGAACCTAACAAACAACAAACTGCTGTTAATGTAAAGGATTACAAAACACGACCTGATAAAACCAATAATATGAGTAATACTGCTAACTCCAATAACTCACAAAGCAGAAAATATAAAAAATTAGCTAGTGCAGCTTTAGCCAATGGAAACAAATTGGATGTTGCATCGCCAGCAGAAAAAGAAGCGCTGATTGAAGAACAAAACAGTGATTATTTATTAATGGATAGTAAAAAATTAGCTGGCTTTAATGTTCAGCTAAACACCTGCGATACTTGCGTACAGGAAAAATCAATAGCTTATAAAATATATAAAAAACAAAAGCAGCGTGCGCAGCAACAAGTTTGGCTGGAGGCAGGGTTAACTTACTACAACCCAAACAACGCTTGGTATAATCCCATTGATTTTTATGCAGGTTTAAAATACCAATACTTTATGGGTGCTAAAACTTTTTTAAGCAGTGGTATCTATTACAGCCGCATTAACCAAAACCAACAAGAGCGTATTATTACCGAAAAAACATATAGTTTTGGTGTGAATGAAAACATAAAAAAATTGAGAACCACTCGTCTTGATTATATTGAAATACCCCTTATGTTGGGTTACTGCATTACACCCAAACACAGTGTACAAGCTGGCATTTCATTTATGTATGTAATAGAGTCTGCTGAAGTTTTAAAAACTACACTGAGCAAAGAATCAAATAAAGAAAGAACTGATTATTTAAATGGATACAGAAACCATATAAATGATATTGACTGGCAAATCAATTTATCATACCAATATTACTTACGCCAAAACTGGCTTATTAATACCGGTTTTTATTATGGCTTAACCAATGTTTCTGTTACCGATAACAATAACAACATCGGCTTGCGTTTAGGAGGCGCCTACAAATTTTAA
- a CDS encoding RNA polymerase sigma factor codes for MQELNEIIAQCKKQDTRAEYALYQKCFTLLMPICYRYSTNRDDALDLLNKGFLKILNNISKYNNELAFSKWAKSILINSIIDEFRMNKKYRENQQVTDFSTFSSNEHPFDINKAEQKLSAEEVLTQIGKLPKMSKEVLNLYVFEGLSHKEISLSLNISEGTSRWHLSNARTLLKEKLSTILSSLKMLVL; via the coding sequence ATGCAGGAACTCAACGAGATTATAGCACAATGTAAAAAACAGGATACAAGGGCAGAGTATGCCTTGTATCAAAAGTGTTTTACACTGCTTATGCCTATATGTTACCGATATAGTACCAATCGCGATGATGCCTTGGATTTACTGAATAAAGGCTTTCTAAAAATACTCAACAACATTTCAAAATACAATAATGAACTGGCATTTAGTAAATGGGCAAAAAGTATTTTAATAAATTCCATAATTGATGAATTTAGAATGAATAAAAAATATAGAGAAAATCAGCAGGTAACAGACTTTTCTACATTTAGTAGTAACGAACATCCATTCGATATTAACAAAGCCGAACAAAAACTGAGTGCAGAAGAAGTTTTAACTCAAATAGGCAAGTTGCCTAAAATGAGTAAAGAAGTACTTAACCTTTATGTATTTGAAGGATTGAGTCACAAAGAAATTAGTTTATCATTAAACATTAGCGAAGGAACATCAAGGTGGCACTTGTCTAACGCAAGAACACTTTTAAAAGAGAAGCTGAGTACTATTTTATCATCGCTTAAAATGTTAGTATTATGA